The Campylobacter sp. RM10537 genome has a segment encoding these proteins:
- the fabG gene encoding 3-oxoacyl-ACP reductase FabG yields the protein MKFSGKNVLITGASKGIGASIAKTLASFGLKVWINYRSKPELADALRDEIIAKGGNAAVIKFDASKEDEFENGIKTIIESDQELSYLVNNAGITNDKLALRMKLDDFSSVVDTNLNSAFLGCREALKIMSKKRFGAVVNIASIVGEMGNAGQVNYSASKGGMIAMTKSFAKEGASRNLRFNCITPGFIKSDMTEVLSEDIKKMYQDSIPFKRFAEPEEVAYCVAFLLSDYSSYITGDVLKVNGGLYM from the coding sequence ATGAAATTTAGTGGAAAAAATGTTTTAATAACAGGGGCAAGCAAAGGAATAGGCGCTTCTATCGCAAAAACTTTAGCTAGTTTTGGACTTAAAGTTTGGATTAATTACCGTTCAAAACCAGAATTAGCTGATGCTTTAAGGGATGAAATTATTGCAAAAGGTGGTAATGCAGCAGTAATTAAATTTGATGCAAGCAAAGAAGATGAATTTGAAAATGGTATAAAAACGATTATTGAAAGTGATCAAGAACTTAGCTACCTTGTGAATAATGCAGGCATTACCAATGATAAATTGGCTTTAAGAATGAAATTAGATGACTTTAGTTCTGTTGTAGATACGAATTTAAATTCGGCATTTTTAGGATGTAGAGAAGCTTTAAAAATAATGAGCAAAAAGCGTTTTGGTGCTGTAGTTAATATTGCTTCTATAGTTGGAGAAATGGGGAATGCTGGACAAGTAAATTATTCAGCAAGTAAAGGTGGAATGATAGCTATGACGAAATCTTTTGCTAAAGAGGGAGCAAGTAGAAATTTACGATTTAATTGCATAACTCCAGGATTTATCAAAAGCGATATGACCGAAGTATTAAGTGAAGATATTAAGAAAATGTATCAAGATAGTATCCCATTTAAACGCTTTGCTGAGCCTGAAGAGGTGGCTTATTGTGTAGCATTTTTATTAAGTGACTATTCTTCTTATATTACAGGAGATGTACTTAAGGTTAATGGTGGTTTGTATATGTAA
- a CDS encoding TenA family protein — protein sequence MLFQKLIKENLKIWNAYIQHNFVKQLENETLSKEQFLFYLKQDYIYLINYSKCYARLALNANTVEELRFAIKFQNYTLEGELELHKSILNLGIDINNFSEKDESLINIAYSRYILSVGENGDFLDMLIALSACAIGYGYIGNAIYKNISQEKLQNHPYKEWILTYSSQEFQTTVKEFEDFVNSYSNQISEEKFKKLNSIFRNVVRLEIAFWEHSLTMQTNI from the coding sequence ATGCTTTTTCAAAAACTTATCAAAGAAAATTTAAAAATTTGGAATGCATACATACAGCATAATTTTGTAAAACAACTTGAAAATGAAACTTTAAGCAAGGAACAATTTCTTTTTTACTTAAAACAAGATTATATATATCTTATTAATTATTCAAAATGTTATGCGCGCCTCGCTTTAAATGCAAATACAGTAGAAGAACTGCGCTTTGCTATTAAATTTCAAAATTACACTTTAGAAGGAGAATTAGAACTTCATAAAAGTATCTTAAATCTAGGTATTGATATCAATAATTTTAGCGAAAAAGATGAAAGTCTTATTAATATTGCTTATTCACGTTATATATTAAGCGTTGGAGAAAATGGAGATTTCTTAGACATGCTAATTGCTCTTAGTGCTTGTGCAATAGGCTATGGATATATAGGAAATGCAATTTATAAAAATATTTCACAAGAAAAATTACAAAATCATCCCTACAAAGAATGGATTTTAACTTATTCAAGTCAAGAATTTCAAACAACGGTAAAAGAATTTGAAGATTTTGTTAATTCTTATAGTAATCAAATTTCTGAAGAAAAATTTAAAAAACTTAATTCAATTTTCCGCAATGTCGTTCGTTTAGAAATTGCTTTTTGGGAGCATTCTTTAACAATGCAAACAAATATTTAA
- the mraY gene encoding phospho-N-acetylmuramoyl-pentapeptide-transferase has translation MYYLSDLSNYAFFTYISVRAGFAFFIALCLSLFLMPKFIAWAKIKNANQPIYEHAPENHKIKSHTPTMGGLVFIFSALLASLLCIRYENIFAISALLCLTLFCLIGLIDDLGKVLKKNNHSGLSPKMKLLAQIGASLICVLPLYFSPQFNTEFYIPFYKYPLFNMEIFALFFWILVLISSSNAVNLTDGLDGLATVPSIFSLSTLGILLYLSGNFNYSEYLLLPKIQGLGEVSIICAALIGALMGFLWYNCYPAQVFMGDSGSLAIGGFIGFLAIISKNEVLLLLIGFVFVLETISVILQVGSFKIFNKRVFKMAPIHHHFEKVGWVENKIIVRFWMIAFLTNLLALASIKLR, from the coding sequence TTGTATTATCTTTCTGATTTAAGCAATTATGCTTTTTTTACTTATATTAGTGTGCGTGCTGGTTTTGCATTTTTTATTGCTTTATGTTTGTCTTTATTTTTAATGCCTAAATTTATAGCTTGGGCAAAAATTAAAAATGCTAATCAGCCTATTTATGAACATGCCCCTGAAAATCATAAAATAAAATCACATACTCCAACTATGGGTGGCCTTGTATTTATATTTTCTGCTCTCTTAGCAAGTTTATTGTGCATAAGATATGAAAATATTTTCGCTATAAGCGCTTTACTTTGTCTTACTCTTTTTTGTCTTATTGGTCTTATTGATGATCTGGGTAAAGTTTTAAAAAAAAATAATCACTCAGGACTTAGTCCAAAAATGAAACTTTTAGCTCAAATTGGTGCTAGTTTAATTTGTGTTTTACCTTTATATTTTAGTCCTCAATTTAATACCGAATTTTATATTCCATTTTATAAGTATCCTCTTTTTAATATGGAAATTTTTGCACTTTTCTTTTGGATTTTAGTCTTGATCTCAAGTTCTAATGCTGTAAATTTAACCGATGGACTTGATGGCTTAGCAACTGTACCTAGTATTTTCTCTTTATCAACTTTAGGTATTCTTCTGTATTTAAGCGGAAATTTTAACTATAGTGAATACTTGCTTCTACCAAAAATTCAAGGTTTAGGCGAAGTCAGTATTATTTGTGCTGCGCTCATTGGTGCTTTAATGGGGTTTCTATGGTATAACTGTTACCCTGCCCAAGTTTTTATGGGAGATAGTGGAAGTTTGGCAATTGGAGGATTTATAGGATTTTTAGCCATAATCAGCAAAAATGAAGTTTTACTCTTGCTTATAGGTTTTGTCTTTGTTCTTGAGACTATTTCAGTTATTTTACAAGTGGGAAGCTTTAAAATTTTTAACAAAAGAGTCTTTAAAATGGCACCCATTCATCATCATTTTGAAAAAGTAGGATGGGTGGAAAATAAAATCATAGTACGCTTTTGGATGATCGCTTTTCTTACAAATTTGCTCGCACTTGCATCTATAAAGTTACGCTGA
- a CDS encoding IMPACT family protein, with protein sequence MQIITQIYTNSIEIKKSTFLAFLCPYEHFKTLLSDLKQKHPKAVHFVYAYRYLNNFNQIVEDKSDDGEPKGTSGMPSLNVLRGFNLINTAVIVVRYFGGIKLGTGGLVKAYSDAVNEVIFHATLIPFEIKEKIEIAINIKNLGRLEYFLNSNTLKFQRNFINERVILSFYVNANEKEKFEIFCKNFTPLEIQRQ encoded by the coding sequence ATGCAGATTATTACTCAAATTTATACAAATAGTATTGAAATCAAAAAATCAACCTTTTTAGCCTTTCTTTGCCCTTATGAACATTTTAAAACGCTTTTAAGCGATTTAAAACAAAAACACCCAAAAGCCGTACATTTTGTTTATGCTTATAGATATTTAAATAATTTTAATCAAATTGTAGAAGATAAAAGCGATGATGGAGAACCTAAGGGAACTTCTGGAATGCCTTCTTTAAATGTTTTAAGAGGTTTTAATCTGATCAATACAGCTGTTATTGTAGTAAGATATTTTGGGGGAATAAAACTTGGAACAGGAGGGCTTGTAAAAGCCTATAGCGATGCGGTTAATGAAGTTATTTTTCATGCAACTTTAATACCTTTTGAAATTAAAGAAAAAATTGAAATTGCTATCAATATAAAAAATCTTGGACGTTTGGAATATTTTTTAAATTCAAACACTTTAAAATTTCAACGTAATTTTATAAATGAAAGAGTTATTTTAAGTTTTTATGTTAATGCTAATGAAAAAGAAAAATTTGAAATATTTTGTAAAAATTTTACACCTTTGGAAATACAAAGACAATAA
- a CDS encoding glycosyltransferase family 39 protein, giving the protein MKKIKKTHFIILLIFDFLALLYGISTLSIGSDEAEIYFGERNSLLFFSHDLLYYITHFGTFILGNNDFGLRFPILFFHFLSCFLLYKLAQKYTKTPLDTFLSLLLFILLPGTVASALLVNEAAIVIFLTLAILCAYEYEKKWLFYLLLILSLCVDKSFNILFLTFFFFGIYKKDVLLLNLSLILFGINISFYGFDISGRPRGYFLDTLGIFSACFSPLVFIYFFYVIYRLMFREKKNLLWFLMSITFIFCSLLSLRQKLYLEDFLPFCVICTPLMVKTLMESYRVRLPIFRLKYKIFIECTAIFLLFCYFVIIGNQFLYYIVSNPKRNFANNYHFAKELSQELKKQNIFAIRVSDSLQKRLRFYGIKDSNIFYLSAIKNDKENNENQKIIKVKLGKFEKKYQIKSFK; this is encoded by the coding sequence ATGAAAAAAATTAAAAAAACACATTTTATTATTTTGTTGATCTTTGATTTTTTAGCCCTTTTGTATGGAATTTCTACTTTAAGTATTGGTAGTGATGAGGCTGAAATTTATTTTGGAGAAAGGAATTCTCTTTTATTTTTTTCCCATGATTTACTTTATTATATCACTCATTTTGGGACTTTTATTTTAGGAAACAATGATTTTGGCTTAAGATTTCCTATTTTATTTTTTCATTTTTTAAGTTGTTTTCTACTTTATAAATTAGCACAAAAATATACAAAAACGCCTTTAGATACTTTTCTTTCGCTTTTGCTTTTTATTTTGCTTCCAGGGACTGTTGCGAGTGCTTTATTGGTTAATGAGGCCGCTATAGTCATTTTTTTAACATTGGCAATACTTTGTGCTTATGAGTATGAAAAAAAATGGCTTTTCTATCTTCTTTTGATTTTGTCTTTATGTGTAGATAAATCATTTAATATTTTATTTTTAACCTTTTTCTTTTTTGGAATTTATAAAAAAGATGTTCTTTTATTGAATTTATCTTTAATACTTTTTGGGATCAATATCAGTTTTTATGGTTTTGATATAAGCGGGCGTCCACGTGGATATTTTTTAGATACCTTAGGAATTTTCTCCGCTTGTTTTTCTCCGCTTGTTTTTATTTATTTTTTTTATGTTATTTATCGTTTAATGTTTAGAGAGAAAAAAAATTTGCTTTGGTTTTTGATGAGTATTACTTTTATATTTTGTTCTTTGCTTTCCTTGAGGCAAAAGCTTTACTTGGAAGATTTTCTCCCTTTTTGTGTTATTTGCACCCCTTTGATGGTAAAAACTCTTATGGAAAGCTATCGAGTAAGATTACCTATATTTAGATTAAAATATAAGATTTTTATAGAATGTACAGCAATTTTTTTACTATTTTGCTATTTTGTTATTATAGGAAATCAATTTCTATATTATATAGTTTCAAATCCTAAAAGAAATTTTGCAAATAATTACCATTTTGCTAAAGAATTAAGTCAAGAATTAAAAAAACAAAATATTTTCGCAATAAGAGTTTCTGATTCTTTGCAAAAAAGATTGAGATTTTATGGAATTAAAGATAGCAATATCTTTTATTTAAGTGCTATAAAAAATGATAAAGAAAATAATGAAAATCAAAAAATAATCAAAGTAAAGTTAGGTAAATTTGAAAAAAAATATCAAATTAAAAGCTTTAAATAA
- the gpmI gene encoding 2,3-bisphosphoglycerate-independent phosphoglycerate mutase has product MKQKCILVITDGIGFNKDKNFNAFEMAKKPTYEKLFKEVPYSLLKTSGLAVGLPEGQMGNSEVGHMCIGSGQIIYQNLVRINQAIKNDQLKNNFNLKSLLEKCRRIHIIGLYSNGGVHSMDAHFNALLEICAKNGNEVFAHAITDGRDVDPKSAIGFIENLQEYCHKLEICFATLCGRFYAMDRDKRWDRIEEYYQCLIGKSQSTDDFIKYIKQSYQEQVTDEFIKAIKHKDYKGIDEDDGLIFINFRNDRMKQLVEALNFQDFKEFKRDKIFKNLLTMSVYDDNFNIPVIFQKEKIHNTLPEIVSKAGLTQLHTAETEKYAHVTFFFNGGKEELLENETRVLIPSPKVKTYDEKPQMSAFEVCEVVKKGINQGEDFIVVNFANGDMVGHTGNFNAAIEAVEAVDVCLGEVIEYARKNNYAFIITSDHGNCEAMQDEEGNLLTNHTTFDVFVFVEASGVRKIKNNMGLSNIAASVLKILGLKIPKEMNEALF; this is encoded by the coding sequence ATGAAACAAAAATGTATTTTAGTGATTACAGATGGAATAGGTTTTAATAAAGATAAAAATTTTAATGCTTTTGAGATGGCAAAAAAACCCACTTATGAAAAGCTTTTTAAAGAGGTACCTTATTCTTTATTGAAAACCAGTGGCTTGGCGGTAGGTTTACCCGAAGGTCAAATGGGCAATAGTGAAGTAGGTCATATGTGTATAGGTAGTGGACAGATTATTTATCAAAATTTAGTACGAATTAACCAAGCTATTAAAAATGATCAACTTAAAAACAATTTCAATTTAAAAAGTTTATTAGAAAAATGTAGAAGAATCCATATTATAGGTCTTTATAGTAATGGTGGAGTGCATTCTATGGATGCGCATTTTAATGCTTTGCTTGAAATTTGCGCTAAAAATGGCAATGAGGTTTTTGCTCATGCAATCACTGATGGACGAGATGTGGATCCAAAAAGTGCTATAGGTTTTATTGAAAATTTGCAAGAATATTGTCATAAGTTAGAAATTTGCTTTGCAACTTTGTGTGGACGTTTTTATGCAATGGATAGGGATAAACGCTGGGATAGAATTGAAGAATATTATCAATGTTTAATAGGTAAAAGTCAAAGTACTGATGATTTTATAAAATATATAAAGCAGAGTTATCAAGAACAAGTTACGGATGAATTTATAAAGGCGATTAAACATAAAGATTATAAAGGAATTGATGAAGATGATGGATTGATTTTTATTAATTTTAGAAATGACAGAATGAAACAGCTTGTTGAAGCACTAAATTTTCAAGATTTTAAAGAGTTTAAACGAGATAAAATCTTTAAAAATTTATTAACTATGAGTGTCTATGACGATAATTTTAATATTCCTGTAATTTTTCAAAAAGAAAAAATTCACAATACTTTACCTGAAATAGTTTCTAAAGCAGGATTAACTCAACTTCATACAGCAGAAACAGAAAAATATGCCCATGTTACTTTTTTCTTTAATGGTGGTAAAGAAGAATTATTGGAAAATGAAACAAGAGTTTTAATTCCAAGTCCTAAAGTTAAAACTTACGATGAAAAACCTCAAATGAGTGCTTTTGAGGTATGTGAAGTTGTAAAGAAAGGAATCAATCAGGGTGAAGATTTTATCGTTGTTAATTTTGCTAATGGAGATATGGTAGGGCATACTGGGAATTTTAATGCAGCTATTGAAGCTGTAGAAGCTGTAGATGTTTGTTTAGGTGAAGTAATTGAATATGCTAGAAAAAATAATTATGCTTTCATTATTACAAGCGATCATGGAAATTGTGAAGCTATGCAAGATGAAGAAGGTAACTTGCTTACCAATCATACAACCTTTGATGTTTTTGTATTTGTAGAGGCAAGTGGAGTAAGAAAAATTAAAAATAATATGGGGCTTAGTAATATAGCTGCAAGTGTTTTAAAAATTTTAGGCTTAAAAATTCCAAAAGAAATGAATGAAGCTTTATTTTAA
- a CDS encoding prepilin-type N-terminal cleavage/methylation domain-containing protein, with the protein MKKNIKLKALNKAFTLLELVLVIFILGIIISIAKINIKQDRLILGAKQILNDINYLRNLAMMQESFRNSDLAVAKREWYKSRWQLYFIKSAATDYEQTYTIFLDKNGDGNANLGKTDINIDREIAIDILNPKKLMNSGQSGVIDKNDEKVTKRFNIFKTFDIEKVEFKGSCSGSTRIVFDEMGRLYSPLKNSKSPYDKNLAKSGKNCIIRLTSKYKRQICIVIDSLSGYTYIPKFSNFNNQLLIYNEKTIECSKI; encoded by the coding sequence TTGAAAAAAAATATCAAATTAAAAGCTTTAAATAAAGCTTTTACTCTTTTAGAACTTGTTTTGGTTATTTTTATTTTAGGTATTATTATTTCTATAGCTAAAATTAATATAAAGCAAGATAGACTGATTTTAGGTGCAAAGCAAATTCTTAATGATATAAACTATCTTAGAAATTTAGCTATGATGCAAGAAAGCTTTAGAAACTCAGATTTAGCAGTAGCTAAAAGAGAATGGTATAAAAGCAGATGGCAACTTTATTTTATTAAATCTGCAGCGACTGATTATGAGCAAACTTATACTATTTTTTTGGATAAAAATGGCGATGGAAATGCAAATTTAGGTAAAACAGATATTAATATTGATAGAGAAATTGCTATAGATATTTTAAATCCTAAAAAATTAATGAATTCAGGTCAAAGCGGAGTAATTGATAAGAATGATGAAAAAGTAACCAAAAGATTTAATATTTTCAAAACTTTTGATATAGAAAAAGTTGAATTTAAGGGCTCTTGTAGTGGCTCTACAAGAATTGTTTTTGATGAGATGGGAAGATTATACTCTCCTCTTAAAAATTCCAAAAGCCCTTATGATAAAAATTTAGCTAAAAGTGGTAAAAATTGTATCATTCGCTTAACATCTAAATATAAGCGTCAAATTTGTATAGTGATAGATTCTTTAAGTGGATATACTTATATTCCTAAATTTAGTAATTTTAATAATCAATTGCTTATTTACAATGAAAAAACAATTGAGTGTTCTAAAATTTAA
- the murD gene encoding UDP-N-acetylmuramoyl-L-alanine--D-glutamate ligase gives MKISLFGYGKTTQAIAKNLANKFGVFNIYDDHFKNTAQDKLGNYLLNPKDFDQNSSDLEIPSPGFPPNHALIKKAKNLQSEYDFFYDAMPRSVWISGTNGKTTTTQMTTHLLSHVGAIMGGNIGIPLAELDTHAKLWVLETSSFTLHYTHIAKPEIYVLLPISVDHLSWHGNFENYVKDKLSVLERMNECDIAILPKIYENTPTKAYIISYEDEKDLANKFGINIDKISFKSPFLLDAIMALAIEKILLDTLSYDFLNQFTLEENKLEELFDAQGRLWVNDTKATNESAVMAALNRYKDKKIHLIIGGDDKGVDLSALFNFMKKFDITLYAIGISTKKMLNYAENVDIKIIKCEILSKAVEEISKVLQKNEVALLSPACASLDQFSSYIERGKTFKECINKI, from the coding sequence ATGAAAATTTCTCTTTTTGGATATGGAAAAACAACACAGGCTATAGCAAAAAATCTTGCTAATAAATTTGGTGTTTTTAATATTTATGATGATCATTTCAAAAACACAGCTCAAGACAAATTAGGTAATTATCTTTTAAACCCTAAAGATTTTGATCAAAATTCAAGCGATCTTGAAATTCCAAGTCCAGGTTTTCCGCCAAACCATGCATTAATAAAAAAAGCAAAAAATTTACAAAGTGAATATGACTTTTTTTATGATGCTATGCCAAGATCTGTTTGGATTAGTGGTACAAACGGAAAAACAACAACCACGCAAATGACAACGCATTTATTATCACATGTAGGTGCCATAATGGGTGGAAATATCGGCATTCCTTTAGCTGAACTTGATACTCATGCTAAACTTTGGGTGCTTGAAACTTCGTCTTTCACTCTTCATTATACTCACATTGCCAAACCCGAAATTTACGTTCTTTTGCCTATAAGTGTTGATCATCTTTCGTGGCATGGAAATTTTGAAAATTATGTCAAAGACAAACTGAGTGTTTTAGAAAGAATGAATGAATGCGATATAGCAATTTTACCAAAAATTTATGAGAATACTCCTACTAAAGCGTATATTATTTCTTATGAAGATGAAAAAGATTTAGCAAATAAATTTGGTATTAATATAGATAAAATTTCTTTTAAAAGTCCTTTTTTACTAGATGCTATTATGGCTTTAGCTATAGAAAAAATTTTATTAGATACTTTAAGTTATGATTTTTTAAATCAATTTACCCTTGAAGAAAACAAACTTGAAGAATTATTTGATGCCCAAGGAAGACTTTGGGTAAATGACACAAAAGCAACCAATGAAAGTGCTGTTATGGCGGCACTAAATCGATACAAGGATAAAAAAATCCATTTAATTATCGGTGGAGATGATAAGGGTGTGGATTTAAGTGCTTTATTTAATTTTATGAAAAAATTTGACATTACACTTTATGCTATAGGTATAAGCACGAAAAAAATGCTTAATTACGCCGAAAATGTTGATATAAAAATAATCAAATGTGAAATATTAAGCAAAGCTGTAGAAGAAATTTCAAAAGTTCTTCAAAAAAATGAAGTTGCTCTTTTAAGTCCCGCTTGTGCCAGCCTAGATCAATTTAGTTCTTATATAGAACGCGGAAAAACTTTTAAAGAATGTATCAATAAAATTTAA
- a CDS encoding pyridoxamine 5'-phosphate oxidase family protein: MMNLEEIMQFLDNNPPAFLATLGTCGNPRVRPIQSPLLFKDKIYFCTSNTKGLYKHIKNYNGIEFCSCSKDGTFLRLRANAIFEPNLEVKKMMFEKYPYLKNLYNTPENSKFEVFYLNNLSARMQFNNGEFKTLK; the protein is encoded by the coding sequence GTGATGAATTTAGAAGAAATAATGCAATTTTTAGATAATAATCCGCCAGCTTTTTTGGCAACTCTAGGTACTTGTGGAAATCCTAGGGTTCGACCTATACAAAGTCCTCTTTTATTTAAAGATAAAATTTATTTTTGCACTTCAAATACCAAAGGGCTCTATAAGCATATAAAAAACTATAATGGGATTGAATTTTGTTCTTGTTCTAAGGATGGAACTTTTTTAAGACTTAGAGCCAATGCAATTTTCGAACCTAATTTAGAAGTTAAAAAAATGATGTTTGAAAAATATCCTTACTTAAAAAATTTATATAATACTCCAGAAAATTCAAAATTTGAAGTTTTTTATCTTAATAATTTAAGTGCTAGAATGCAATTTAATAATGGAGAATTTAAAACCTTAAAATAA
- the acpP gene encoding acyl carrier protein → MATFDDVKAVVVEQLSIDADTVKMESKIIEDLGADSLDVVELIMALEEKFEVEIPDSDAEKLIKIEDVVNYIDNLKK, encoded by the coding sequence ATGGCAACATTTGATGATGTAAAAGCGGTAGTAGTAGAACAATTAAGTATTGATGCAGATACAGTTAAAATGGAATCTAAAATTATTGAAGATTTAGGTGCAGATTCTTTGGATGTCGTAGAATTAATTATGGCTTTAGAAGAAAAATTTGAAGTTGAAATTCCAGATAGTGATGCTGAAAAACTTATTAAAATTGAAGATGTTGTAAATTATATTGATAATCTTAAAAAATAA